A single genomic interval of Gossypium raimondii isolate GPD5lz chromosome 11, ASM2569854v1, whole genome shotgun sequence harbors:
- the LOC105803735 gene encoding V-type proton ATPase subunit c2, with translation MASTFSGDETAPFFGFLGAAAALVFSCMGAAYGTAKSGVGVASMGVMRPELVMKSIVPVVMAGVLGIYGLIIAVIISTGINPKAKSYYLFDGYAHLSSGLACGLAGLSAGMAIGIVGDAGVRANAQQPKLFVGMILILIFAEALALYGLIVGIILSSRAGQSRAE, from the exons ATGGCGTCCACATTTAGCGGTGATGAAACGGCTCCTTTCTTCGGCTTCCTCGGAGCCGCTGCTGCCCTCGTTTTCTCCT GTATGGGTGCTGCGTACGGGACGGCGAAGAGCGGTGTCGGGGTGGCGTCGATGGGAGTGATGAGGCCGGAGTTGGTGATGAAATCGATCGTGCCCGTTGTTATGGCCGGAGTTTTAGGTATTTATGGGTTGATTATTGCGGTTATTATCAGCACTGGGATTAACCCAAAGGCCAAATCTTACTACCTTTTCGATGGCTATGCTCATCTTTCCTCTGGTCTCGCTTGTGGCCTCGCCGGTCTCTCTGCCGGTATGGCTATTGGAATCGTTGGCGATGCTGGAGTTAG AGCCAATGCCCAACAACCAAAGCTTTTTGTTGGAATGATTCTTATTCTCATTTTTGCTGAGGCTTTGGCTCTCTATGGACTCATTGTCGGTATCATCCTCTCTTCCCGGGCTGGTCAATCCCGGGCAGAATAG